From Methylobacterium radiodurans, a single genomic window includes:
- a CDS encoding outer membrane protein: MMKKLLLASAASALVAGAASAADLPRRAAPPPIFTPVPVFTWTGFYAGTHTSYGITENGNIRTLGNNSAATGTLLAPNFTDTVGNVAGGRRPASFSTETDKIGKIGGGIGYNYQFTPGSGFVVGVEASWTWTDLTRGRSFVSGLNDVSTYRQSLDWLGTVTGRVGYAFDRFLVYGTGGFAYGNVFYDAQFRSNNAAAGFPLAYAGRYDDLETGYVYGGGVEWAIPTDSFLNFFSVGRYLGLKADVTLKAEYLRYDLGSRNVLVSSINPTTGGQFVPTANGSYTSRFNTEGQLIRAGFNYKFGSY, encoded by the coding sequence ATGATGAAGAAGCTCCTCCTGGCGAGCGCCGCCTCGGCCCTCGTGGCCGGTGCCGCGAGCGCCGCCGACCTGCCCCGCCGCGCCGCCCCGCCGCCGATCTTCACGCCGGTGCCGGTCTTCACCTGGACGGGCTTCTACGCCGGCACGCACACCTCGTACGGCATCACCGAGAACGGTAACATCCGCACGCTGGGCAACAACAGCGCCGCCACCGGCACGCTGCTGGCCCCGAACTTCACCGACACCGTCGGCAACGTCGCGGGCGGCCGTCGTCCGGCCTCCTTCAGCACTGAGACCGACAAGATCGGCAAGATCGGCGGCGGCATCGGCTACAACTACCAGTTCACGCCGGGCTCCGGCTTCGTCGTCGGCGTCGAGGCCTCCTGGACCTGGACCGACCTCACCCGCGGCCGCTCCTTCGTCAGCGGCCTGAACGACGTGAGCACCTACCGCCAGAGCCTCGACTGGCTCGGCACCGTGACGGGTCGCGTCGGCTACGCCTTCGACCGGTTCCTCGTCTACGGGACCGGCGGCTTCGCCTACGGCAACGTGTTCTACGACGCGCAATTCCGCTCGAACAACGCGGCCGCCGGCTTCCCGCTGGCCTATGCGGGCCGCTACGACGACCTCGAGACCGGCTACGTCTACGGCGGCGGCGTCGAGTGGGCGATCCCGACCGACAGCTTCCTGAACTTCTTCAGCGTCGGTCGCTACCTCGGCCTCAAGGCCGACGTGACCCTGAAGGCCGAGTACCTGCGCTACGATCTCGGCAGCCGTAACGTCCTGGTCAGCAGCATCAACCCGACGACTGGCGGCCAGTTCGTGCCGACCGCGAACGGCTCCTACACCTCGCGCTTCAACACCGAGGGCCAGCTGATTCGCGCCGGCTTCAACTACAAGTTCGGCAGCTACTGA
- a CDS encoding DUF192 domain-containing protein: MLRILRALALVALPLAAAPVLRPAAVHAQDAARTEPLTIATRAGPQRFDVEVMRNDADRARGLMFRRSMAPNHGMLFDFERVEPVAMWMKNTYLPLDMLFIRADGTVARVAADTEPLSTATILSGEPVLAVLELNAGTAARLGIRPGDRVEHPLFRKGR, translated from the coding sequence GTGCTGCGTATCCTCCGGGCGCTCGCGCTCGTCGCCCTGCCGCTCGCGGCGGCCCCCGTCCTGCGTCCCGCCGCCGTCCACGCCCAGGACGCGGCCCGCACCGAGCCCCTGACGATCGCGACCCGCGCCGGCCCGCAGCGCTTCGATGTCGAGGTCATGCGCAACGACGCCGACCGGGCACGCGGCCTGATGTTCCGGCGCAGCATGGCGCCGAACCACGGCATGCTGTTCGACTTCGAGCGGGTCGAGCCGGTCGCGATGTGGATGAAGAACACCTACCTGCCGCTCGACATGCTGTTCATCCGGGCCGACGGCACGGTGGCGCGCGTCGCCGCTGATACCGAGCCGCTCTCGACCGCGACCATCCTGTCGGGCGAGCCGGTGCTGGCCGTGCTCGAACTCAACGCCGGCACTGCGGCGCGCCTCGGGATCCGGCCCGGCGACCGGGTCGAGCACCCGCTCTTCCGCAAGGGGCGCTGA
- a CDS encoding cold-shock protein, producing MSDDFGFGSGDPRTVGDIEGAARREAPEQPLDLVEIAGRIKWFDVSKGFGFIVPDDGSPDVLLHVTCLRRDGHQTANEGARIVVEAVQRPRGWQAFRVVSLDASSALHPSELPMPRTHVTVVPTSGLEPAVVKWFNRLRGFGFVSRGDGTPDIFVHMETLRRYGIAELKPGETVLVRYGDGSKGAMAAEVRLLDATLPASH from the coding sequence ATGTCTGACGATTTCGGATTTGGGTCGGGGGACCCCAGGACCGTAGGGGACATCGAGGGCGCGGCCCGGCGCGAGGCACCCGAACAACCGCTCGACCTCGTGGAGATCGCCGGCCGCATCAAGTGGTTCGACGTGTCCAAGGGCTTCGGCTTCATCGTGCCGGACGACGGCTCGCCGGACGTCCTGCTGCACGTCACCTGCCTGCGCCGCGACGGCCACCAGACGGCCAACGAGGGCGCCCGCATCGTGGTGGAGGCCGTGCAGCGCCCCCGCGGCTGGCAGGCCTTCCGGGTGGTCTCGCTCGATGCGTCGAGCGCGCTGCACCCTTCCGAGTTGCCGATGCCGCGCACCCACGTCACCGTGGTGCCAACGAGCGGCCTGGAGCCGGCGGTGGTGAAGTGGTTCAACCGCCTGCGCGGCTTCGGCTTCGTCTCGCGCGGGGACGGCACGCCCGACATCTTCGTGCACATGGAGACCCTGCGGCGCTACGGCATCGCCGAGCTGAAGCCCGGCGAGACGGTGCTGGTGCGCTACGGCGACGGTTCCAAGGGAGCCATGGCGGCCGAAGTGCGGTTGTTGGACGCCACGCTTCCCGCCTCCCACTGA
- a CDS encoding DUF1624 domain-containing protein translates to MQTPSPAPAPDPTRGRLAVIDALRGAALAAMAAYHATWDLGYLRLTPENLALSPAGRVAAHLIAGSFLLLVGVGMVLMNGERFRPRPTLLRVSRIGLSALAVTLATWLAFPDSFVFFGVLHCIAVSSLLGLPFLFVPVWVTGLAAALVVAAPHLVRAEFLDAPALFFLGLGQGLPRTNDYVPLFPWFGIVLAGIALGRLGLPRLARSPLGAWRPAGRIGRAAGFAGRHSLAIYLVHQPLLLGALTSVAALTGPHPRAGERAFRADYAAHCTRTGGEARACRIAARCTVAALRRETLWLAQDRAFTGEERLRAQALSQACYEAAEGTRGAP, encoded by the coding sequence ATGCAGACCCCGTCCCCAGCGCCCGCCCCCGACCCGACGCGCGGGCGCCTCGCTGTCATCGATGCCCTGCGCGGCGCCGCGCTCGCCGCGATGGCGGCCTACCACGCGACCTGGGACCTCGGTTACCTCCGGCTCACGCCGGAGAACCTGGCGCTCAGCCCCGCGGGCCGGGTCGCCGCCCACCTCATCGCCGGCAGCTTCCTGCTGCTCGTCGGCGTCGGCATGGTGCTGATGAATGGCGAGCGCTTCCGCCCCCGCCCGACGCTGCTGCGGGTCTCCCGCATCGGGCTCTCGGCGCTGGCGGTCACCCTGGCGACCTGGCTCGCCTTCCCGGACAGCTTCGTGTTCTTCGGCGTCCTGCACTGCATCGCCGTGTCGAGCCTGCTCGGGCTGCCGTTCCTGTTCGTGCCGGTCTGGGTCACCGGGCTCGCGGCCGCGCTGGTCGTCGCGGCGCCGCATCTCGTGCGGGCGGAGTTCCTCGACGCGCCCGCCCTGTTCTTTCTCGGGCTCGGGCAGGGCCTTCCGCGCACGAACGACTACGTGCCGCTCTTCCCCTGGTTCGGGATCGTGCTCGCGGGCATCGCGCTCGGGCGCCTGGGGCTGCCGCGCCTCGCCCGCTCGCCACTGGGCGCTTGGCGCCCGGCCGGGCGGATCGGTCGCGCGGCCGGCTTCGCCGGGCGGCACAGCCTCGCGATCTATCTCGTGCACCAGCCTCTGCTGCTCGGCGCCCTGACGAGTGTGGCGGCGCTCACCGGCCCGCATCCGCGGGCTGGCGAGCGGGCCTTCCGGGCCGATTACGCGGCGCATTGCACCCGGACCGGCGGCGAGGCCCGGGCCTGCCGGATCGCGGCCCGCTGCACCGTGGCCGCGCTCCGGCGCGAGACGCTCTGGCTCGCGCAGGACCGGGCGTTCACGGGCGAGGAGCGCCTGCGGGCGCAGGCGCTGTCGCAGGCCTGCTACGAGGCCGCTGAGGGCACGCGGGGCGCACCCTGA
- the efp gene encoding elongation factor P, with protein MKVIASTLRKGNVVEKDGKLYVILFAENIHPGKGTPVTQLDMRRITDGVKVSERYRTTEQVERAFVEDREHTFLYQDGEGFHFMNPENYEQVAVPEDVVGDAAPYLQEGMAVMLSIHNSTPLTIELPQRVILEVAETEPVLKGQTASSSYKPATLSNGVRTTVPPHIAAGTRVVVMTADGSYVERAKD; from the coding sequence GTGAAGGTGATCGCCTCAACGCTCCGCAAGGGCAACGTCGTCGAGAAGGACGGCAAGCTCTACGTCATCCTCTTCGCCGAGAACATCCACCCCGGCAAGGGCACGCCGGTGACGCAGCTCGACATGCGCCGCATCACCGACGGCGTGAAGGTCTCGGAGCGCTACCGCACCACCGAGCAGGTCGAGCGCGCCTTCGTGGAGGACCGCGAGCACACCTTCCTGTACCAGGACGGCGAGGGGTTCCACTTCATGAACCCCGAGAACTACGAGCAGGTCGCGGTGCCGGAGGACGTGGTGGGCGATGCCGCCCCCTACCTGCAGGAAGGCATGGCCGTGATGCTCTCGATCCACAACAGCACCCCGCTGACGATCGAGCTGCCCCAGCGCGTGATCCTGGAGGTCGCCGAGACCGAGCCGGTGCTCAAGGGCCAGACCGCCTCCTCGTCCTACAAGCCGGCGACGCTCTCGAACGGCGTCCGCACCACCGTTCCGCCCCACATCGCCGCCGGCACCCGCGTGGTGGTGATGACCGCCGACGGCTCCTACGTCGAGCGCGCCAAGGACTGA
- the epmA gene encoding EF-P lysine aminoacylase EpmA produces the protein MPTALESPWWAPARHADRRPVLLTRNRITAALRAHFAVRDFVEVETACLQVSPGNEAHLSAFGTEAIGADGARAPLYLHTSPEFACKKLLAAGEPRLFSLARVFRNRERGPLHHPEFTMLEWYRAGEPYTALMDDCADLLRLAAETGGAARFTWRGREADPFAEPERLSLAAAFDRHAGIDLLATVSATGETDRDGLAAAVARAGLRVAADDSWADLFSRVLVAKIEPELGLGRPTILCEYPISEAALARPSPADPRVTERFELYCCGVELANAFGELTDPEEQRRRFSAEMAVKQAVYGETYPIDEEFLAALAAMPEASGSALGLDRLVMLAVGARRIEDVLWTPVAG, from the coding sequence GTGCCGACAGCCCTCGAGTCTCCCTGGTGGGCGCCCGCGCGCCACGCCGACCGCCGCCCGGTGCTCCTCACGCGCAACCGGATCACGGCCGCCCTGCGCGCGCACTTCGCCGTGCGCGATTTCGTGGAGGTGGAGACCGCCTGCCTGCAGGTCTCGCCCGGCAACGAGGCGCATCTCTCGGCCTTCGGCACGGAGGCCATCGGCGCGGACGGAGCGCGGGCACCCCTCTACCTGCACACCTCGCCGGAATTCGCCTGCAAGAAGCTGCTGGCGGCGGGCGAGCCGCGCCTGTTCAGCCTCGCCCGGGTCTTCCGCAACCGCGAGCGCGGGCCGCTGCACCATCCCGAATTCACCATGCTGGAATGGTACCGGGCCGGTGAGCCCTACACGGCGCTGATGGACGATTGCGCCGACCTGCTGCGGCTCGCCGCCGAGACGGGCGGCGCGGCCCGGTTCACCTGGCGCGGGCGCGAGGCCGACCCCTTCGCCGAGCCGGAACGGCTGAGCCTCGCTGCGGCCTTCGACCGCCATGCCGGCATCGATCTGCTCGCGACGGTCTCAGCCACCGGCGAGACCGACCGGGACGGCCTCGCGGCCGCGGTGGCCCGCGCCGGCCTGCGGGTCGCGGCGGACGATTCCTGGGCCGATCTGTTCAGCCGGGTCCTCGTGGCGAAGATCGAGCCGGAACTCGGCCTCGGTCGTCCGACGATCCTCTGCGAGTACCCGATCAGCGAGGCCGCGCTCGCCCGCCCGAGCCCGGCCGACCCGCGGGTGACCGAGCGGTTCGAGCTGTATTGCTGCGGCGTCGAGCTGGCGAACGCCTTCGGCGAGCTGACCGACCCGGAGGAGCAGCGCCGCCGCTTCTCGGCCGAGATGGCGGTGAAGCAGGCGGTCTACGGCGAGACCTACCCGATCGACGAGGAGTTTCTGGCAGCGCTCGCCGCCATGCCCGAGGCTTCCGGCAGCGCACTCGGCCTCGACCGGCTGGTGATGCTGGCGGTCGGCGCGCGGCGGATCGAGGACGTGCTCTGGACCCCGGTCGCCGGATGA